The following are from one region of the Lentimicrobiaceae bacterium genome:
- a CDS encoding 1-acyl-sn-glycerol-3-phosphate acyltransferase has translation MNTTVQSNLQPDKRFIDVEKVIAGKSTRLLRYLPSFLIQYLKRILHQDTLNEALNKHADKQGLAFVSAILTEFGVNIIVNGEQHLLLSERFVVVSNHPLGGLDGMALMHAVGKIRPDIAIPANDFLLHLPNLRPLFIPVNKHGSNAENIVHFDDTFKSDKTVLYFPAGLCSRKIKGNIVDLEWKKTFLSKARKTNRDIIPVHISGRNSNFFYNLANLRKWLGLKANIEMLYLVDEMYKQENKEIVITFGRPIPVSVFDNSLNDKKWAEKIKEHVYSLKDNPEKQFVV, from the coding sequence ATGAATACAACGGTTCAAAGTAATCTTCAGCCGGACAAGAGATTTATTGATGTTGAAAAGGTCATAGCAGGTAAGAGCACACGATTGCTTCGGTATCTGCCTTCTTTTTTAATTCAATATCTGAAAAGGATATTGCATCAGGACACGCTGAATGAGGCACTTAATAAACATGCTGATAAACAGGGACTGGCTTTTGTTTCGGCAATACTAACTGAGTTCGGGGTAAATATTATTGTAAATGGAGAGCAACATCTTTTACTTTCTGAACGATTTGTTGTTGTTTCCAATCACCCTCTGGGTGGACTTGATGGAATGGCATTGATGCACGCTGTCGGGAAAATTCGTCCTGATATTGCCATTCCGGCCAACGATTTTTTGCTTCATTTGCCCAATCTCCGGCCATTGTTTATTCCTGTTAATAAGCATGGGTCTAATGCCGAAAATATTGTTCATTTTGATGATACCTTCAAATCGGATAAAACGGTTCTCTATTTTCCTGCCGGTCTCTGCTCGAGGAAAATAAAAGGGAATATTGTTGATCTTGAATGGAAAAAGACTTTTCTATCGAAAGCCAGAAAGACCAACAGGGATATTATTCCGGTGCATATAAGCGGAAGAAATTCCAATTTCTTTTATAATCTTGCAAATTTGCGCAAGTGGCTGGGATTAAAAGCAAATATTGAGATGCTTTACCTTGTGGATGAAATGTATAAACAGGAAAACAAAGAAATTGTGATAACCTTTGGAAGACCAATACCTGTTTCGGTTTTCGATAACAGTCTGAACGATAAAAAATGGGCTGAAAAAATCAAAGAGCATGTTTACTCATTGAAGGACAACCCTGAAAAGCAGTTTGTTGTTTAG
- a CDS encoding acetyl-CoA carboxylase biotin carboxyl carrier protein subunit, whose protein sequence is MEENNEAPALKSIIIDNVKYKTRLTKKFMARKVYEPIDLKKVYSFIPGTILKVHIKEGAKVKQGTKLLELEAMKMANNIVAPIDGVVAKINVKSGDLVPKNFLLVEME, encoded by the coding sequence ATGGAAGAAAACAACGAAGCCCCTGCTTTAAAATCGATCATTATCGACAATGTCAAATACAAAACGCGGCTTACCAAAAAGTTTATGGCGCGCAAAGTATATGAACCCATTGACCTTAAAAAAGTGTACTCGTTTATTCCCGGTACCATCCTTAAGGTTCATATTAAAGAAGGTGCTAAAGTAAAGCAAGGGACTAAACTTCTGGAACTTGAGGCTATGAAAATGGCCAACAATATTGTGGCACCCATTGATGGGGTTGTAGCAAAAATCAATGTCAAATCAGGTGATTTGGTTCCCAAAAATTTCCTGCTTGTTGAAATGGAATAA
- a CDS encoding GNAT family N-acetyltransferase: MENIIPPVDRELLMQELTDDKLIRTTNSGNNLIYIVNYQNSPNVTREIGRLREITFRDAGGGTGLSIDLDEYDTGENLFEQLIVWNPNDKEIVGGYRFLHCKFLKKDNAGEYHTPTFKLFRYSEKFVADFLPYTIELGRSFVQPAYQPSNNIRKGMYSLDNIWDGLGAIILMYPDAKYYFGKITMYPDYNRTARDLILYFMKKYFADHEKLVYPIIPLETETDPEFLANAFPNGVYEKDYKLLIQQVRGLGETIPPLVNAYMNLSSTMKFFGTAINDDFGLVEESGIIVTISDIYDMKIERHLTINS; the protein is encoded by the coding sequence ATGGAGAATATCATTCCCCCCGTTGACCGGGAATTATTGATGCAGGAACTTACAGATGACAAACTGATAAGAACTACAAACTCAGGTAATAACCTGATTTATATTGTGAACTACCAGAATTCGCCAAATGTGACCAGAGAAATTGGTCGGTTGCGGGAAATTACTTTTCGCGATGCAGGTGGTGGAACCGGGCTTTCTATTGATTTGGATGAATACGATACAGGTGAAAATCTGTTTGAACAGTTAATTGTTTGGAATCCAAATGATAAGGAGATTGTTGGAGGCTATCGTTTTTTACATTGTAAGTTTCTGAAGAAAGATAATGCTGGCGAATATCATACACCTACATTTAAACTTTTCAGGTATTCTGAAAAGTTTGTTGCAGATTTTTTGCCTTATACCATTGAGCTCGGGCGTTCATTTGTACAGCCTGCATATCAGCCATCCAACAATATCAGGAAAGGGATGTATTCATTGGACAATATTTGGGATGGTTTGGGCGCCATTATTCTGATGTATCCTGATGCAAAGTACTATTTTGGCAAGATTACCATGTATCCTGATTACAATCGTACAGCCCGCGATTTAATCCTTTATTTCATGAAGAAGTACTTTGCCGATCATGAGAAACTTGTTTACCCGATTATTCCGCTTGAAACAGAAACTGATCCTGAATTCCTTGCCAATGCATTTCCAAACGGAGTGTATGAGAAAGATTACAAATTATTGATTCAGCAGGTTAGGGGACTGGGCGAAACCATTCCACCGCTGGTGAATGCTTATATGAATTTGTCATCAACCATGAAATTTTTTGGTACAGCCATTAATGACGACTTTGGCCTTGTTGAAGAGTCAGGAATTATTGTTACAATCAGCGATATCTACGATATGAAGATTGAACGCCACCTAACCATAAACTCCTAA
- a CDS encoding transpeptidase family protein, whose product MDENRRDILKKVYLVYIFMVVLALAIIGKALYIQVVEGNEWREKAKKLSIRYDNIEAIRGNILASDESLLAASVPVFDLRVDAGNTHYKDDFFYENVDSLALCLSNLFGDKSKKEYKDLLIKGRKNNNRFLLLKRNITYAHLKKVRKFPIFRLGKYKGGIIAEARNKRELPFKWLAFRTIGWDKDGKENDIGLEGAYSQILEGESGQRLMQRIGNGVWRPLNDENEIEPRNGHDILTSIDINIQDVAEDALMRQLIANDADHGCAVLMEVNTGFIVAIANLGKNGDGVYEEKYNYAIGESSEPGSTFKLASVIAALDDGLIKLSDSVDTQGGAVRFANRIMKDSHEGGYGVISIRRAFELSSNVGISKIIHRAYHEKPQQFIEKLYSMHLNKKLGLDIPGEGNPSIKDTKSKIWSKVSLPWMSIGYEVAMTPLQTLAFYNAVANNGVMVKPQFIREIRMAGETVQSFEPVILCESIVKNKETITQVKSLLEGVVERGTATNLKNPVFKIAGKTGTAQIAQNNSGYNKSNYKASFVGYFPADNPKYSMIVVINNPSKGVYYGGSIAGPVFRDVANKVYATRLDPSIKKTDSIPVQIPVYAAGNAHEIELILKEFNVQWTGDAQQYDYAAMTGTDSTIKISPRPVMDAKTPDVTGMGARDATYLLESAGLKVQIRGKGQVKRQSVPAGTKARKGSNCIIELG is encoded by the coding sequence ATGGACGAAAACAGGCGCGACATATTAAAAAAAGTTTATCTGGTATACATCTTTATGGTGGTGCTGGCATTGGCTATTATTGGCAAGGCCTTGTATATTCAGGTAGTTGAAGGCAATGAATGGCGCGAAAAAGCAAAAAAACTGAGCATTCGTTACGATAACATTGAAGCTATCAGAGGGAATATTCTGGCCTCTGACGAAAGTCTGCTCGCGGCTTCTGTTCCTGTATTTGACTTAAGAGTTGATGCAGGAAATACACACTACAAGGATGATTTTTTCTACGAAAACGTTGACTCTCTCGCTCTTTGCCTGTCGAACCTTTTTGGCGATAAAAGCAAAAAAGAGTATAAAGATCTTCTGATTAAAGGCCGTAAAAACAACAACCGCTTTTTACTGCTTAAACGCAACATTACTTATGCACATCTTAAAAAAGTCAGAAAGTTTCCGATTTTCAGATTAGGCAAATACAAGGGAGGCATCATTGCAGAGGCCCGGAATAAGCGGGAATTACCGTTCAAATGGCTGGCTTTCAGAACCATAGGATGGGACAAAGATGGAAAAGAAAATGACATTGGACTTGAAGGGGCATACAGTCAGATACTTGAAGGTGAAAGCGGACAACGACTGATGCAGCGGATTGGGAATGGAGTTTGGCGTCCGTTAAATGACGAAAATGAAATTGAGCCACGCAACGGTCACGATATTCTGACATCCATCGATATCAATATACAGGATGTTGCAGAAGACGCTCTTATGCGCCAGTTGATAGCCAATGATGCAGATCACGGTTGCGCAGTATTAATGGAAGTAAATACTGGATTTATCGTTGCCATTGCCAATTTAGGCAAAAACGGCGATGGTGTTTATGAAGAAAAATACAATTACGCCATTGGTGAGAGTTCAGAGCCAGGTTCCACTTTTAAACTGGCCTCGGTTATTGCAGCTCTTGACGACGGGTTAATTAAGCTTTCCGATTCAGTTGATACACAAGGCGGCGCTGTAAGATTTGCCAACCGCATCATGAAAGATTCACACGAAGGGGGCTATGGTGTCATCAGTATCAGAAGAGCTTTCGAGCTTTCCTCCAATGTTGGCATATCAAAGATTATTCACAGAGCATACCATGAAAAGCCACAACAATTTATTGAAAAGCTCTATTCAATGCACCTGAATAAAAAGCTCGGCCTCGATATTCCCGGCGAAGGCAATCCATCAATCAAAGACACCAAGAGTAAAATCTGGTCGAAGGTTTCCCTTCCTTGGATGTCAATCGGCTATGAAGTTGCCATGACACCGCTTCAGACTCTTGCATTTTACAATGCTGTAGCCAACAATGGAGTAATGGTTAAACCTCAGTTTATCAGAGAAATAAGAATGGCTGGTGAAACTGTTCAATCATTTGAGCCTGTAATTCTATGTGAGTCTATCGTTAAAAATAAAGAAACCATCACGCAGGTCAAATCACTGCTTGAAGGGGTGGTAGAAAGAGGAACAGCAACAAATCTGAAAAATCCGGTATTCAAAATTGCCGGGAAAACAGGTACAGCACAAATTGCTCAGAACAACAGCGGATATAACAAGTCAAACTATAAAGCATCGTTTGTTGGATATTTCCCGGCCGACAACCCCAAATATTCAATGATAGTTGTCATTAATAACCCTTCAAAAGGGGTTTACTACGGAGGCTCAATTGCCGGACCTGTATTCAGGGATGTAGCCAACAAGGTTTATGCAACACGTCTTGATCCCTCGATAAAGAAAACTGACTCAATACCTGTTCAGATACCCGTTTATGCCGCAGGAAATGCCCATGAAATTGAGCTGATTCTCAAAGAGTTTAACGTTCAGTGGACCGGCGATGCGCAACAATATGATTATGCTGCCATGACGGGTACCGACAGTACAATCAAAATTTCGCCAAGACCAGTGATGGATGCAAAAACTCCAGATGTAACCGGAATGGGCGCACGTGATGCAACTTATCTTCTCGAATCAGCTGGTTTAAAAGTTCAAATCAGAGGGAAAGGCCAGGTTAAGCGACAATCGGTTCCTGCCGGAACAAAAGCAAGAAAAGGGAGTAACTGCATTATTGAATTAGGTTAA
- a CDS encoding acyl-CoA carboxylase subunit beta, which yields MSLTKKTTDLKKRMRDALMGGGQVAIDKQKATGKMTARERIIALVDPKSFHEYDLFVEHAGKDFNMGDKYLPGDGVITGTGTINGYPVCIYAQDFTVAGGSLGWMHAKKITKIMDHAMKLKVPIIGINDSGGARIQEGVNSLAGYGEIFYRNTQASGVIPQISVILGPCAGGAVYSPALTDYVFVVDKISKMFITGPEVIKTVLGEEISMEELGGARVQSEITGNAHFFAESEQECFEQIKTLCSFIPWNNMKKAEPFPKKPPRTRSYNIDSIFPTNPRQPYDVKDVIKAIVDDSEFFEVQSMFAANIVIGFARLNGNTVGFVANQPLVLAGVLDVDSSTKAARFIRYCDSFNVPLVTLVDLPGYLPGVDQEHAGVIRHGAKMLYAYSEATVPKMTVILRKAYGGGYIAMCSSHLRADFVFAWPTAEIAVMGPEGAANIIFRNEIKNAENPEEMRKLKIKEYKEKFANPYVAAAYGYVDAVIEPAETRNMLIHALEISAEKAEVRPNKKHGIPPF from the coding sequence ATGTCATTGACCAAAAAAACAACTGACCTCAAAAAGAGGATGCGTGACGCTTTGATGGGAGGTGGCCAGGTAGCTATTGATAAACAGAAAGCCACGGGAAAGATGACCGCCCGTGAGCGTATCATAGCGCTGGTTGACCCAAAATCGTTTCACGAGTACGACCTGTTTGTCGAACACGCAGGCAAAGACTTCAATATGGGCGATAAATATCTGCCCGGTGATGGAGTAATTACCGGAACAGGGACTATCAATGGATACCCTGTTTGTATTTATGCTCAGGACTTTACCGTTGCAGGAGGTTCGCTTGGCTGGATGCATGCCAAAAAGATTACAAAGATCATGGATCATGCCATGAAACTGAAAGTGCCTATTATTGGAATCAACGACTCTGGTGGAGCCCGTATTCAGGAAGGTGTAAATTCACTGGCCGGTTATGGAGAAATCTTTTACCGCAATACGCAGGCATCGGGTGTAATTCCTCAGATTAGTGTTATTCTGGGACCGTGTGCCGGTGGTGCTGTTTATTCTCCTGCGCTTACCGACTACGTATTTGTTGTTGACAAAATTTCCAAAATGTTCATTACCGGCCCTGAAGTAATTAAGACAGTGCTGGGTGAGGAAATTTCAATGGAGGAACTCGGCGGGGCCCGTGTTCAAAGTGAGATTACAGGAAATGCACATTTCTTCGCTGAGAGCGAACAGGAATGTTTTGAACAGATTAAAACACTCTGCAGCTTTATTCCCTGGAATAATATGAAAAAAGCAGAGCCATTCCCCAAAAAACCGCCCCGCACCCGCAGTTACAATATTGACAGCATATTCCCGACAAACCCGCGTCAGCCTTACGATGTAAAAGATGTGATTAAAGCCATTGTTGATGACTCTGAGTTTTTTGAAGTCCAGAGTATGTTTGCTGCCAACATTGTAATTGGTTTTGCCCGCCTGAACGGAAATACCGTTGGTTTTGTAGCTAATCAGCCTTTGGTACTGGCAGGTGTTCTTGATGTGGACTCATCAACAAAAGCTGCCCGGTTTATCAGGTATTGCGACTCATTTAATGTTCCACTTGTTACCTTGGTCGACCTTCCGGGTTACCTTCCGGGTGTAGACCAGGAGCATGCTGGTGTAATCAGGCATGGAGCCAAAATGCTTTATGCTTATTCGGAAGCCACTGTTCCAAAAATGACTGTTATCTTGCGCAAAGCATACGGAGGAGGTTATATAGCCATGTGCTCAAGCCACTTACGGGCTGACTTTGTATTTGCCTGGCCAACTGCAGAAATTGCAGTAATGGGCCCGGAGGGCGCTGCTAATATTATTTTCCGCAACGAAATAAAAAATGCAGAAAACCCTGAAGAAATGCGCAAGCTTAAAATTAAGGAGTACAAAGAAAAATTTGCCAACCCTTATGTTGCTGCAGCTTATGGTTATGTTGACGCAGTAATTGAACCTGCCGAAACACGCAATATGCTGATACATGCGCTCGAAATTTCTGCTGAAAAAGCAGAGGTTCGCCCCAATAAAAAACATGGTATTCCACCTTTTTAA
- a CDS encoding UDP-N-acetylmuramoyl-L-alanyl-D-glutamate--2,6-diaminopimelate ligase: MKALKDILYKTSINRIAGSSEAMVDAVVFDSRRVDRHSLFVAVKGTQTDGHQYINQVIEAGVKAIICEKIPDITKPDVCYVEVSDSSKALGIVASNFYDNPSHEIKIVGITGTNGKTTTATLLYQMFLNLGYKTGLLSTVRNMINRKEIQATHTTPDAVALNQMLRTMADEGCAYCFMEVSSHAVVQNRIAGIRFSGGVFTNLTHDHLDFHKTFDAYLAAKKSFFDNLPAEAFALVNTDDRNGLVMAQNTRATVKTLAVKRPADFHCKIIENHFDGLLLRINNQEVWCRLVGNFNAYNLLSIYATAISLGIKPGECLTELSRLEPVDGRFQYIKSPQGVIGIVDYAHTPDALSNVISTINAIRGGNGKLITVVGAGGDRDKTKRPVMAAIAVENSSLTILTSDNPRSENPEDILNDMRAGISPGKAKFCLVISDRREAIRTACTMAAKDDIILVAGKGHETYQEIKGVKHHFDDREILTDFFKDQQTEQGS; encoded by the coding sequence TTGAAAGCACTTAAAGACATATTATACAAAACCAGCATCAACCGCATAGCCGGCAGCTCAGAAGCCATGGTTGATGCAGTGGTATTCGACTCGCGCCGTGTAGACAGGCACTCGCTTTTTGTTGCTGTTAAAGGAACACAAACCGACGGTCATCAATACATCAATCAGGTAATTGAAGCGGGTGTAAAAGCCATTATCTGCGAAAAAATACCCGATATAACCAAGCCTGATGTTTGTTATGTTGAAGTAAGCGACAGCAGCAAAGCTTTGGGAATTGTAGCTTCAAACTTTTACGACAATCCTTCACATGAAATAAAAATTGTAGGCATTACGGGTACAAACGGGAAGACGACAACTGCCACCTTACTTTATCAGATGTTTCTTAATTTGGGATATAAAACAGGCTTGCTTTCAACGGTCAGAAACATGATAAACCGTAAAGAAATTCAAGCTACCCATACAACCCCTGATGCTGTCGCTTTAAACCAAATGTTAAGAACAATGGCAGATGAAGGTTGTGCGTATTGCTTTATGGAAGTAAGCTCTCATGCTGTTGTGCAAAACCGGATTGCCGGAATACGTTTTTCCGGAGGTGTGTTTACCAATCTGACCCACGATCACCTGGATTTTCATAAAACTTTTGATGCATATCTGGCTGCTAAAAAAAGCTTTTTTGACAATTTACCTGCGGAAGCTTTTGCACTGGTCAATACCGATGACCGCAATGGACTTGTAATGGCTCAAAACACCAGGGCAACAGTAAAAACACTGGCTGTTAAAAGGCCTGCCGATTTCCATTGCAAAATCATTGAAAATCATTTCGACGGCTTACTGCTCAGAATCAACAACCAGGAAGTTTGGTGCCGGTTGGTTGGAAACTTTAACGCCTATAATTTGCTAAGCATTTATGCGACTGCCATTTCACTGGGGATAAAGCCAGGCGAATGTTTAACTGAACTCAGCAGGCTTGAGCCAGTTGACGGCCGCTTTCAGTATATAAAATCGCCACAGGGGGTAATTGGCATTGTAGACTACGCACACACTCCTGATGCACTTTCAAATGTTATCAGCACAATTAACGCCATCAGAGGCGGCAATGGCAAATTAATTACCGTAGTAGGAGCAGGAGGAGATCGTGACAAAACCAAACGACCTGTTATGGCAGCCATTGCAGTAGAAAACAGCAGCCTGACGATTCTCACTTCAGACAACCCCCGAAGTGAAAACCCGGAAGACATTCTCAATGATATGCGGGCCGGTATTTCACCCGGTAAGGCAAAATTTTGTCTGGTTATATCCGACAGGCGGGAAGCAATCCGCACAGCCTGCACTATGGCTGCTAAAGATGACATCATACTGGTTGCCGGTAAGGGGCACGAAACATATCAGGAAATCAAAGGCGTTAAACACCACTTTGACGACAGGGAAATTCTGACTGATTTTTTCAAAGACCAGCAAACCGAACAAGGTTCTTAA
- the rsmH gene encoding 16S rRNA (cytosine(1402)-N(4))-methyltransferase RsmH has protein sequence MTEMYHNPVMLKECIDGLAINPEGTYVDVTFGGGGHSRAILEKLTTGRLLAFDQDADALKNTIEDDRFTLINQNFRYLTNFLRLYKALPVDGILADLGISSYQIDQPERGFSTRFEADLDLRMNRNTGITAAQVLNQYSIDDLKKVFVAYGELKNAYRIALKIDEYRSSNNLKTTSQLKEILTPLAERGRENKFFARVFQALRIEVNGELEVLKELLLQTQKVLKPGGRLVIMSYHSLEDRLVKNYLKTGNFEAIEEKDFYGNLIAPFKPITRKPVVPGEQETLENSRARSAKLRIAERTINE, from the coding sequence ATGACTGAGATGTATCATAACCCGGTAATGCTGAAAGAATGTATTGATGGGCTGGCCATTAACCCGGAGGGCACTTATGTGGATGTCACTTTTGGCGGAGGAGGCCATTCCCGCGCTATACTTGAAAAACTTACAACCGGAAGGCTGCTTGCTTTCGATCAGGATGCTGATGCGCTTAAAAACACAATTGAAGACGACCGCTTTACATTGATAAATCAGAATTTCAGATATCTCACCAACTTTTTAAGGCTTTACAAAGCTTTGCCGGTGGATGGAATACTGGCCGATTTAGGCATTTCATCATATCAGATTGACCAACCTGAGCGTGGTTTTTCGACCCGGTTTGAAGCTGACTTGGACCTGCGGATGAACCGCAATACCGGTATAACAGCTGCACAGGTTTTAAACCAGTATTCTATTGACGATTTAAAAAAGGTGTTTGTTGCATACGGTGAACTAAAAAACGCTTACCGGATTGCCCTGAAAATTGACGAATACAGATCATCTAACAATCTGAAAACAACCAGTCAACTTAAAGAGATACTCACCCCACTGGCCGAAAGAGGCCGCGAGAACAAATTTTTCGCCCGTGTTTTTCAGGCACTTCGCATTGAGGTAAACGGAGAGCTCGAGGTGCTCAAAGAGTTGCTTCTTCAAACGCAAAAAGTACTTAAACCAGGCGGCAGACTGGTCATTATGTCATACCATTCTCTCGAAGACCGGCTGGTTAAGAACTATCTCAAAACCGGAAATTTTGAGGCTATTGAAGAAAAGGATTTTTACGGAAACCTGATTGCCCCTTTCAAGCCCATTACCAGAAAGCCTGTTGTACCCGGCGAACAGGAAACCCTTGAAAACAGCAGGGCTCGCAGTGCCAAACTCAGGATAGCAGAACGTACAATCAATGAATAA
- a CDS encoding MmcQ/YjbR family DNA-binding protein: MDIEQLRDYCMGLPDVTEHFPFDESTLVFKVKGKMFALTDINGPLSVNLKCNPELAIELREHYPCVRPGYHMNKQHWNTVDIDGSVGDKQIIEWIDHSYSLVCASRKKR; this comes from the coding sequence ATGGATATAGAACAGTTACGTGATTATTGCATGGGATTGCCCGATGTTACTGAGCATTTTCCTTTTGATGAATCTACCCTGGTATTTAAAGTGAAGGGGAAAATGTTTGCACTCACTGATATTAATGGCCCACTTTCTGTCAACCTGAAATGTAATCCCGAACTTGCCATCGAGTTACGTGAACATTATCCTTGTGTGCGGCCGGGATATCATATGAATAAACAGCACTGGAATACTGTGGATATTGACGGATCAGTTGGCGATAAACAAATTATTGAATGGATAGATCATTCCTATAGCCTGGTTTGTGCTTCCAGGAAAAAAAGGTAA
- a CDS encoding YihA family ribosome biogenesis GTP-binding protein — protein MIIKSADFIASNTELSKCPQADKPEYAFIGRSNVGKSSLINRLLGRNNLARISSTPGKTRLINHFLVNGDWYLVDLPGYGYAKISKKEREKWEEMIRKYLTRRSNLVNTFILIDSRIEPKSSDIDFINWFGEQQLPFTLVFTKADKLTANGLASNVAAFKARLLQEWEELPVSFITSSESGQGKDEILDFIEQNNSTVSEFI, from the coding sequence ATGATCATTAAATCTGCTGATTTTATAGCCAGTAATACCGAGCTTTCCAAATGTCCTCAGGCCGATAAGCCCGAGTATGCTTTTATCGGAAGATCAAACGTTGGAAAATCGTCACTGATTAACCGGCTTCTGGGCAGAAATAATTTGGCAAGGATTTCCTCTACTCCGGGAAAGACCAGATTAATTAACCATTTTTTGGTGAATGGCGATTGGTATCTGGTTGATTTGCCTGGCTATGGCTATGCCAAAATTTCGAAAAAGGAGCGCGAAAAATGGGAGGAGATGATTCGAAAGTATCTTACCCGGCGTTCCAACCTGGTCAATACTTTTATTCTTATTGACTCCAGAATTGAGCCCAAAAGCTCTGATATTGATTTCATTAACTGGTTTGGCGAACAGCAGCTTCCATTTACGCTTGTATTTACAAAAGCCGATAAACTTACGGCTAATGGTTTGGCTTCAAATGTTGCCGCATTTAAGGCAAGGCTTTTGCAGGAGTGGGAGGAGCTCCCAGTTTCTTTTATTACTTCGTCAGAAAGTGGGCAGGGTAAAGATGAAATCCTTGATTTTATTGAACAAAATAATTCAACCGTATCAGAATTTATTTGA
- the mraZ gene encoding division/cell wall cluster transcriptional repressor MraZ, translating into MIEIIGVHDCKVDTKGRLMLPSALKSQLDAIISEGFIIKRSIFQPCLELYPRSEWNRAIKGVNKLNRFVKKNNDFIRVFMAGVREVDLDNTGRLLIPKDLALFASISKDIVLASALNIIEIWDKEKYEASIRENLGNFSELAEDVMGLINETDND; encoded by the coding sequence ATGATCGAAATAATTGGCGTACACGACTGTAAGGTTGATACCAAGGGGCGGTTAATGCTCCCCTCGGCACTCAAGTCGCAGCTGGATGCCATTATTTCGGAAGGATTTATCATTAAACGAAGCATTTTTCAGCCTTGTCTGGAATTATATCCACGTTCAGAATGGAACAGAGCCATAAAGGGCGTAAACAAGTTGAATCGGTTTGTAAAAAAGAACAACGATTTCATCAGGGTATTTATGGCAGGGGTGCGAGAAGTTGACCTTGACAACACAGGCAGGCTTCTCATTCCTAAAGATTTAGCGCTTTTTGCATCTATATCAAAAGACATCGTGCTGGCTTCAGCGCTAAATATCATTGAGATTTGGGATAAAGAAAAATATGAAGCTTCTATCAGAGAGAACCTTGGAAATTTCTCGGAGCTGGCTGAAGATGTAATGGGACTGATTAACGAAACTGACAATGACTGA